One window of Oryza brachyantha chromosome 12, ObraRS2, whole genome shotgun sequence genomic DNA carries:
- the LOC102707360 gene encoding uncharacterized protein LOC102707360 — protein sequence MGTKVESKTYLPGYFAMADSSVNSNGNWLSCHEESKPSGHVSDSFTITTPNGSPDYDKEMLKRTMLVHEATFRKQVYELHRLYKTQKDLMAQFKSQECNGYPRSADTLHARSYSSQATSGDVKRVWHVVPPTSGHDIKQSSINFAKGNGAPLINNNGRSSKKMLDLQLPADAYADDDDDDDDVEILEEKPATILPRTNSSVGGIVKLNPGNSEGCSYMEKSWITGLHPQHASTVNVLNKAAEESSSMKMPDYIGAGTSTSQSQRYSSGRVNLNHQSLEDNMREKLIGEASGSNFLGANEETRHNNSFNHRKDYQNVSMAWFKQEQSGINFSTGHYLPRYNAFNQPMVAPSSSNAAVKSPWQGSNTSYTANSHYGSVDMSFAQNGFFNGFSMDSINTPMATHHYHNQRSSKFPGEPQCRKHSPLHDVNLNDAPQDVTAIQEQGSENSPVDISWLRKDPIDPVKSQVQPSCANGQSQVLLGSTAYSEGSTKILGFPINAAAEKDSRCLLTKRETDMEMQLHNKKDDTNPRNLIDLNAAPLMDEPDIDVHQSEGGTIPQKAVDPSEDSLAITAAESLVAICKDVFQAGSSPADTLRWFADLAIASKEDTMVCSSESETDDDFEALTLQLQETKGYEPYSAPRTVVEHKSNEEHGPVTASLVQTKPRRGRARKRPQKKDFQKDILPSLASLSKHEVSEDLHTLGRPTPSKRGGRNGSQSRGRRRTRSVAIAVEEVEVSPPPAPMPPPPPPADLDADALGITGWGRTTRRCRRPRCPPANNASLRLA from the exons ATGGGAACAAAAGTTGAAAGCAAGACCTATCTTCCAGGATACTTTGCCATGGCAGATTCTAGTGTAAATTCTAACGGCAATTGGTTGTCGTGTCATGAGGAGAGCAAACCAAGCGGGCATGTTAGTGACAGTTTCACAATAACAACTCCAAATGGATCTCCAGATTATGATAAGGAAATGCTAAAGCGGACAATGCTTGTGCATGAAGCAACATTCCGGAAACAG GTATATGAGCTTCATCGACTGTATAAAACTCAGAAGGACCTAATGGCACAGTTCAAAAGTCAAGAGTGCAATGGATATCCTAGATCTGCAGATACATTACATGCAAGGTCTTATTCATCGCAGGCAACATCGGGGGATGTAAAAAGAGTCTGGCATGTTGTTCCTCCTACATCTGGACATGATATTAAGCAATCATCCATAAATTTCGCCAAGGGAAATGGAGCCCCTTTGATAAATAATAATGGCAGGTCCTCAAAGAAAATGTTGGACCTTCAGCTTCCAGCTGATGCATATGccgatgatgatgacgacgacgacgatgtgGAGATACTAGAGGAGAAGCCTGCGACGATTTTGCCGAGAACAAATAGCTCCGTTGGTGGAATTGTTAAGCTCAACCCTGGAAATAGCGAGGGCTGTTCATACATGGAGAAGAGCTGGATCACTGGTTTACATCCACAACATGCCTCTACAGtaaatgttttaaataaaGCAGCAGAAGAATCTTCTAGTATGAAAATGCCAGACTACATTGGTGCGGGAACCTCCACTTCTCAAAGCCAACGTTATTCATCAGGCAGGGTGAACCTGAACCACCAAAGTTTGGAAGACAACATGAGAGAAAAACTTATTGGTGAAGCATCTGGTTCAAACTTTTTGGGTGCAAATGAGGAAACAAGGCACAACAATTCATTCAACCATAGAAAAGATT ATCAAAATGTCAGCATGGCATGGTTCAAGCAAGAGCAAAGTGGTATTAATTTCTCCACGGGGCATTACCTGCCTAGATACAATGCCTTCAATCAACCAATGGTTGCGCCGTCCAGCTCCAATGCCGCAGTCAAGTCTCCATGGCAAGGCAGCAACACAAGTTACACCGCTAATAGCCACTATGGTTCTGTTGACATGTCCTTTGCTCAGAATGGTTTCTTCAATGGCTTTTCAATGGATTCTATCAATACTCCAATGGCAACTCATCATTATCATAATCAACGTTCATCAAAGTTTCCTGGAGAACCTCAATGTCGAAAGCATTCCCCACTCCATGATGTAAATCTGAATGATGCCCCTCAAGATGTTACCGCTATTCAGGAACAAGGAAGTGAGAATTCACCAGTTGATATCTCTTGGCTCAGAAAGGACCCGATTGATCCGGTCAAGTCACAAGTGCAGCCGAGTTGTGCAAATGGGCAATCCCAGGTTTTGTTAGGTTCCACAGCTTATTCAGAAGGCAGCACAAAAATTCTCGGTTTCCCTATCAATGCAGCTGCTGAAAAAGATTCTCGATGCTTATTGACCAAGCGTGAAACTGACATGGAAATGCAATTACATAACAAAAAAGATGACACAAATCCGAGGAATCTCATTGACCTCAATGCTGCGCCTTTGATGGATGAGCCAGACATAGATGTTCATCAGTCAGAAGGTGGCACTATTCCTCAGAAAGCAGTTGATCCTTCTGAGGACTCTCTTGCTATAACTGCAGCAGAGAGTCTTGTAGCCATTTGTAAGGATGTGTTTCAAGCAGGATCATCCCCTGCTGACACTTTGCGTTGGTTCGCTGACCTCGCTATTGCATCAAAGGAGGATACAATGGTCTGTAGTAGCGAAAGCGAAACTGATGATGACTTTGAAGCTTTGACACTGCAGCTGCAAGAAACCAAAGGCTATGAGCCCTATTCAGCACCAAGAACGGTGGTAGAGCATAAGAGCAATGAAGAGCATGGCCCTGTGACAGCTTCATTGGTTCAGACAAAACCTCGAAGAGGCCGAGCACGAAAGCGACCCCAGAAAAAGGACTTCCAGAAGGACATTCTACCAAGCCTCGCGTCGCTGTCGAAACATGAGGTGTCAGAGGATCTTCACACCCTCGGAAGGCCAACACCATCAAAGCGGGGAGGTCGGAATGGATCACAATCTAGAGGGAGGCGCCGAACAAGAAGCGTGGCTATCGCCGTTGAGGAAGTTGAGGTAAGCCCACCTCCAGCTCCAatgccgccacctcctcccccagCTGACTTGGATGCTGATGCTCTGGGCATCACTGGGTGGGGAAGGACAACCAGGCGCTGCCGTCGACCAAGATGTCCACCGGCAAACAATGCGTCGTTGCGACTAGCTTGA
- the LOC102716370 gene encoding probable serine/threonine-protein kinase At1g54610, whose product MGCAASKGAAVASPVYEVTTTSSSSASYSVSRSASASASGAREVSIWSRPVRLEACEDDGEGKKEVVVRGGGVEYSAVVGGMRLGNMHRYVEAEQVAAGWPSWLSAVAAEAVHGWVPLKAENFEKLDKIGQGTYSSVFRARSLETGKLVALKKVRFDSVEPESVRFMAREILILRRLQRHPNVVSLDGLITSRSSSTLYLVFEYMDHDLAGLSSDLSLSFSEPQIKCYMRQLLLGLEHCHARGVMHRDVKCANLLVSDAGELKVADFGLANVFSRSASAAVPMTSRVVTLWYRPPELLLGSTAYEATVDLWSAGCVFAEMHARRPVLQGRTEVEQIHRIFKLCGSPAEGYWRRAAEASPHAAVFRPQHPYECRLRETFRDMPDAAFELLEKLLSVEPAARGTATDALASEYFRTEPYACEPSSLPKYAPNKEMDAKLREDSRRRGNAVRNHGCGEAAKRLSRAHKSMQDTAAAAAAAGQTHGHGHVHAEESLPAAGGGEARLFVDLQPVPVIASKRHDDPPPPLPRTYQDDAPPRLADHLPLSGPVQLTASTGFAWAKKPRPDPTATTTTTTKRGSTKVPRTNSNGAHAAGTRAVTSYEAEKQEMIKQWAQVADAFTSSDAFNSRPCEPMAATTKQQLKSSKKHKLVGGAGRMDRVGFSGPLLSQPRRIDELLHDHEQQIRRAGRRSWFHKGSKREQH is encoded by the exons ATGGGGTGCGCGGCGTCCaagggcgcggcggtggcgtcgccgGTGTATGaggtgacgacgacgtcgtcgtcgtcggcgtcgtacAGTGTGTCCAGgagcgcgtcggcgtcggcgtcgggggCAAGGGAGGTGTCGATATGGAGCCGGCCGGTGCGGCTCGAGGCGtgcgaggacgacggcgaggggaagaaggaggtggtggtgcgtggcggcggcgtcgagtaCTCGGCCGTGGTGGGCGGCATGCGGCTGGGGAACATGCACCGGTACGTGGAGGCGGAGCAGGTCGCCGCCGGGTGGCCGTCGTGGCtgagcgccgtcgccgccgaggccgtccACGGCTGGGTCCCCCTCAAGGCCGAGAACTTCGAGAAGCTCGACAAG ATCGGGCAGGGGACGTACAGCAGCGTGTTCAGGGCGCGGAGCCTGGAGACCGGGAAGCTGGTGGCGCTGAAGAAGGTGCGGTTCGACAGCGTGGAGCCCGAGAGCGTGCGCTTCATGGCGCGCGAGATCCtcatcctccgccgcctccagcgCCACCCCAACGTCGTCTCCCTCGACGGCCTCATCAcctcccgctcctcctccaccctcTACCTCGTCTTCGAGTACATGGACCACGACCTCGCCGGCCTCTCCTCcgacctctccctctccttctccgAGCCCCAG ATCAAGTGCTACATGCGTCAGCTGCTGCTGGGGCTCGAGCACTGCCACGCGCGCGGGGTGATGCACCGCGACGTCAAGTGCGCTAACCTGCTCGtcagcgacgccggcgagctcaAGGTCGCCGACTTCGGCCTCGCCAACGTGTTCTCgaggtcggcgtcggcggcggtgccgaTGACGAGCAGGGTGGTCACTCTGTGGTACAGGCCGCCGGAGCTGCTGCTGGGGTCCACGGCGTACGAGGCGACCGTCGACCTGTGGAGCGCCGGGTGCGTGTTCGCCGAGATgcacgcgcggcggccggtgctgcagggccggACGGAGGTGGAGCAGATCCACCGGATCTTCAAGCTCTGCGGCTCGCCGGCCGAGGGGTActggcgccgcgccgcggaggcgtcgccgcacgccgccgtgTTCCGGCCGCAGCACCCCTACGAGTGCCGCCTCAGGGAGACGTTCCGGGACATGCCCGACGCCGCGTTCGAGCTCCTCGAAAAGCTACTCTCCGTCGagcccgccgcccgcggcaCCGCCACCGACGCCCTCGCCTCCGAG TATTTCAGGACGGAGCCGTACGCCTGCGAGCCTTCGAGCTTGCCCAAGTACGCACCCAACAAGGAGATGGACGCCAAGCTTCGAGAAGATTCTAGAAGGAGGGGCAATGCCGTTAGGAACCACGGctgcggcgaggcggcgaagAGGCTGTCGCGGGCGCACAAGAGCATGCaggacaccgccgccgccgccgccgccgcaggccagacgcacggccacggccacgtcCACGCCGAGGAGTCGCTccccgcggccggcggcggcgaggcgaggctgTTCGTCGACCTGCAGCCGGTGCCGGTGATCGCCAGCAAGCGCCACGacgacccgccgccgccgctgccccggACCTACCAGGACGACGCGCCGCCCCGCCTCGCCGACCACCTCCCACTCTCCGGCCCGGTGCAGCTCACCGCCTCCACCGGCTTCGCCTGGGCCAAGAAGCCCCGACCGGACCCCACCGCCACGACAACGACCACCACGAAGCGGGGCTCCACCAAGGTGCCAAGAACCAACAGCAATGgcgcccacgccgccggcaCAAGAGCCGTCACATCCTACGAGGCGGAGAAGCAGGAGATGATCAAGCAGTGGGCGCAGGTCGCCGACGCGTTCACCTCGTCGGACGCATTCAACAGCCGGCCCTGCGAGCCCATGGCCGCCACCACCAAGCAGCAGCTCAAGAGCAGCAAG AAGCAcaagctcgtcggcggcgccgggaggaTGGACAGGGTGGGGTTCTCGGGGCCATTGCTGTCGCAGCCACGGCGTATCGACGAGCTCCTCCACGACCACGAGCAGCAGATCCGGcgagccggccgccgctcATGGTTCCACAAAG GCAGCAAGAGGGAGCAGCATTGA
- the LOC102707081 gene encoding uncharacterized protein LOC102707081, whose product MGACVSSSKKRRSQKLCCIYRRYRGKILSNAPIVRASDAGSCSAPGEVVHVETSAATRRKSDVSNITFHLTQLQWHHSELDSENGNVVCQEEAWFDSLSILGSDSDEDFSSVNGDLPPMSNSVCTQLMHCEDAFCIADAIQKFERIFDGSCVAQAVGQYLKRDGNKMDRPIQADIQESEKPKIPSPESCDVSDAQVEETRTRNEGIKILTKLRRGEDACNTLKSLKDGDKAHESIFKSLTPVCTPRHANKVQPLAVASPRGQKKKSGVVRLSFKRKSFDGEQTTEICSSRRYLICPRAGLLVPQASEKISESCWSILEPSTFKLRGETFFKDKKKLPAPGSSPYTPIGVDMFMSPRKIHHIAQHIELPSAGPSEKIPSLLIVNIQMPTYPAAMFLGDSDGEGVSLVLYFKLNENFEKEISPLFLDSIKRLVNDEIEKVKGFPLDSTVPYRERLKILAGLVNPDDMNLSSAERKLVQAYNEKPVLSRPQHNFFVGPNYFEIDLDVHRFSFISRKGLEAFRERLKNGIIDLGLTIQAQKQEELPEHVLCCVRLNRVDFVDHGQIPTLLPCDDD is encoded by the exons atGGGTGCCTGCGTGTCTTCAAGCAAAAAGCGGAGATCACAGAAGTTGTGCTGTATATATCGGCGTTATCGTGGAAAAATTTTGAGCAATGCGCCTATAGTACGTGCCAGTGATGCAGGGAGTTGTTCTGCTCCTGGAGAAGTTGTTCATGTGGAGACTTCTGCGGCCACTAGGCGGAAATCTGATGTCTCGAACATAACATTTCATCTCACGCAGTTGCAATGGCATCATAGTGAGCTTGACTCAGAAAATGGCAATG TTGTGTGTCAGGAAGAAGCTTGGTTTGACTCTCTCAGTATTTTAGGATCTGATTCTGATGAAGACTTCAGCAGTGTTAATGGAG ACCTCCCTCCCATGTCAAATTCAGTGTGTACACAATTAATGCATTGTGAAGATGCTTTTTGCATTGCTGATGCAATCCAGAAGTTTGAGAGGATTTTCGATGGCTCATGTGTTGCTCAAGCCGTTGGACAATACCTAAAGAGAGATGGAAACAAAATGGATAGACCAATTCAAGCAGATATTCAAGAATcagaaaaacctaaaattccAAGCCCAGAATCATGTGATGTGTCTGACGCACAGGTTGAGGAAACAAGGACAAGAAATGAGGGTATAAAAATACTGACAAAACTAAGAAGAGGCGAGGACGCATGTAATACGTTGAAATCTTTAAAGGATGGAGACAAGGCTCATGAAAGTATCTTCAAAAGTTTGACACCAGTGTGCACACCTCGCCATGCTAATAAGGTTCAGCCTTTGGCTGTAGCAAGCCCTCGGGGACAAAAGAAGAAATCAGGAGTTGTCAGGCTCTCTTTCAAGAGGAAATCTTTTGATGGAGAACAAACTACTGAAATAT GTTCTTCTAGGAGATACTTGATTTGTCCAAGAGCTGGATTATTGGTTCCTCAAGCCAGTGAGAAAATATCAGAAAGTTGTTGGTCCATTCTTGAGCCGTCGACTTTTAAACTACGTGGAGAAACCTTTTTTAA AGACAAAAAGAAGTTACCTGCCCCTGGAAGTTCACCATATACTCCGATTGGGGTGGACATGTTCATGTCCCCAAGGAAAATTCATCACATTGCCCAGCATATTGAGCTCCCATCTGCTGGACCAAGCGAGAAAATTCCTTCTTTACTTATAGTAAATATTCAG ATGCCTACATATCCTGCTGCTATGTTCCTTGGTGACAGCGACGGGGAAGGCGTTAGTCTAGTGTTGTATTTCAAACTGAATGAGAACTTTGAGAAGGAAatttctcctctttttcttGACAGTATAAAG AGACTTGTAAATGATGAGATAGAAAAGGTTAAGGGGTTCCCATTAGATTCAACAGTTCCTTACAGAGAAAGATTGAAAATATTGGCAGGGTTAGTAAACCCTGATGATATGAACCTGAGTTCTGCAGAGAGGAAGCTTGTGCAGGCTTATAACGAAAAGCCAGTCCTTTCACGACCTCaacacaatttttttgtg GGACCAAATTACTTTGAGATAGACCTTGACGTGCACCGGTTTAGCTTCATCTCAAGGAAAGGGCTTGAAGCATTCCGAGAACGGTTGAAAAATGGTATAATTGATCTAGGTTTGACCATACAG GCCCAGAAGCAAGAAGAGCTCCCTGAGCATGTGCTGTGCTGTGTAAGGCTGAACAGAGTCGATTTCGTCGATCATGGGCAGATACCAACGCTCTTGCCTTGCGACGACGACTGA